From one Nitrospirota bacterium genomic stretch:
- the queA gene encoding tRNA preQ1(34) S-adenosylmethionine ribosyltransferase-isomerase QueA: MKTADFDFVLPKELIALTPEEKRDHSRLLVLHRNGGRGAVTEHKRFFDIINYLGKGDMLLLNDTKVFPARLIGRKPSGGSVDMLLVRETPEKGAWEVLCRGGYEGSVTVFDGVRAELRSEREGPDREQPPRRLLRFSGYDPMTFMDLLWRYGHMPLPPYIRRAPDEEDKRRYQTVYAEREGSIAAPTAGLHFTGELLARLRARGVMVRAVTLHVGPGTFKPVKAELLQDHSMDPEYFEIDLSLVSEIERVKSSGGRLVTVGTTATRAIEGLMSGCYESRDGSHASPRGTMCGVTDIFIYPGYTFRAVDALVTNFHLPRSTPLMLVSAFSSFENIKKAYGEAVAGGYRFFSYGDAMLIL; the protein is encoded by the coding sequence ATGAAGACCGCCGATTTCGATTTCGTCCTGCCGAAGGAGCTCATCGCCCTCACCCCCGAGGAAAAGAGAGACCACTCCCGGCTGCTCGTGCTCCATAGGAACGGAGGCCGCGGTGCAGTGACCGAGCATAAGCGCTTTTTCGACATCATCAACTATCTCGGAAAGGGCGATATGCTCTTGCTCAATGACACCAAGGTCTTTCCCGCCCGCCTCATCGGCCGGAAGCCTTCGGGCGGCAGCGTCGATATGCTGCTGGTCAGGGAGACCCCGGAGAAAGGCGCCTGGGAGGTCCTCTGCAGGGGGGGGTACGAGGGCAGCGTAACGGTCTTCGACGGCGTGCGCGCGGAGCTGCGGTCTGAACGCGAAGGGCCTGACCGGGAGCAGCCTCCCCGCCGGTTGCTGAGGTTTTCCGGGTACGATCCGATGACCTTCATGGACCTGCTCTGGCGTTACGGCCATATGCCGCTGCCTCCCTATATACGGAGGGCTCCTGACGAGGAGGACAAGCGGCGGTACCAGACGGTCTACGCCGAGAGGGAGGGCTCGATAGCAGCGCCCACGGCAGGCCTCCACTTTACCGGGGAGCTGCTCGCGCGGCTTCGCGCCAGAGGGGTCATGGTGAGGGCCGTGACGCTCCATGTGGGACCGGGCACGTTCAAGCCGGTCAAGGCCGAGCTGCTGCAGGACCACTCCATGGACCCGGAATATTTCGAGATCGATCTCTCTCTCGTCTCCGAGATCGAGCGTGTCAAGAGCAGCGGCGGCCGGCTCGTGACGGTCGGGACAACGGCGACGAGGGCGATCGAGGGCCTCATGAGCGGCTGCTATGAAAGCAGGGACGGCAGCCATGCATCGCCTCGCGGCACGATGTGCGGCGTTACCGATATCTTCATTTACCCCGGATACACCTTCAGGGCGGTCGATGCCCTCGTCACCAATTTCCACCTGCCCCGCTCGACGCCGCTGATGCTCGTTTCGGCGTTTTCGAGCTTTGAAAACATTAAGAAAGCCTACGGGGAAGCCGTTGCCGGGGGTTATAGATTTTTCTCGTACGGTGATGCTATGCTAATTTTATGA